The Lates calcarifer isolate ASB-BC8 linkage group LG19, TLL_Latcal_v3, whole genome shotgun sequence genomic interval TGAAGTGCTGAGCCCACTGCAACTTCTCTGCTCCTATTTTCTGGATCACGTACAAATTCTGAAACATTCAggattaaataaatattgtgtTGACCTATTGACCTATTTTTCTGTGAACTAGAGTGGAGATACCACTTGAACTGTCTGCTTCTGTAATCATTTGAGTCATCAGTCACCTGTAGAGGCTGTATCCCAGAGGCGATGAGGTCACTTATCATCCGAACCTGGGCACGTTTCTTCGGGTCTGCTGGAAGGAGCCGAGGTCCCGGCCTGGTCTCATCTATGTACTGGATCACTGCCAGCTGTGTGAGCAAAAACATTCTCACTGGAGTGTTAACACTTGTTTGCATGTAATGCAGTGTTAGGATGACATGGGTGATGAGTTCAGGGACTCACTGACTGAGAAAGGGTGATGCCATCAATTTCCACTGCAGGCACTTGTTGCATTGGGTTTAATGCTTTGTACTGTTCAGTGAGCTTGTGCACACGGAGAAGAAATATTTAGTTTAAACTTGTATTTTCAGCCATTAGTAGCACAAAAGATGCTAGGGTCCATTAATTAAATATGTCTCATGGTATAGATGTGTATCCTGTGAATCTGTATATTGTACCTGCTGACCTCCATCCTTGATTAGATTGACTGGAACTTGGTCATACTCAATTCCTTTAAGAGCAAAAGCTGGTGCACAAAAAAAGTTCATCATCATCTCGTTCGACTTCTAAATGGTTGAACTATAACCTGAGCAGACAAATGCTGTAGCATGACTTACCGATGCGAACCCTCCAGGAGCAGGAGCTTCTGAAGTATCCATGAAGAACAGgctgaagagaaaaatgaaaacattcagtccatttgaaaacacacaacatttccCCTGGGACGTATTTAACTTTTCACGTGTCCACTGGTTCACCTTGGTTTGGGTTGCCATAGCTCTTTGCCTCTAGATTTCACACAGCTAGACTCAATCAACTATTACAAGCAGCTTTTCTACAAAGTTAACCAcgttctcctcatcctccagcaGCCAATAGGATGTGCTCCTCTACTCCCTCCTACCCTACTCTTTGGTCCATGACTAAGCAAGATTTGGGGTTTCATATGGTTTACATTAGCgacctgctgcacacacacacacacacacacacatacacacacacttagcaAACAGCTAACAGTGGTATTATTACAGTACCTTGGCGAGGCAAAGTAAGGACAAGTGCATTGTCGTGGCTGCGGTAACGTTATCACCTTTATTTTTAGGATAAGCTGTGCTGTTTGCTCAAATAGTCGTCAATTATGGTCCTGCACATTTCACAGCTAAGTCCCACTTCCTGTCCAGTGCGATGAGTAAATAATGTCATGTGGACACAGCCAGGCAAGAATACAACACACTGAGCCTGAGAGAGCAGCTCCTGTGATTTGCAGCAGAGGTTTTGGTCACAGTTCAGCTCCTGGTTGCATAACTTCCTGCCTGTAAATGAAACGCTGCCAAATTCTTTTATCCAACGCTTAGTCGAGTTTCCACAGCTGAGGCGGGATTATAGGAAATCCCAACTAGGGATTGGATAGGAGGCCTCCACAGTGGGCCAATCAGGCTGCGTTTATCATGGGAGTGTGAACGCGGAGCGAATAGCAGGCGTCGGATTTCCTCAGAGCCCGCCCACAGGTGATACATCCCTGTGAGGGAGAAAGCTGAACTCCCGTCTTCTGCTGGCCGCCGTCCTACCTGCGGAGCTGGTCAAATCAAGTCGGCCTAGCACATAATCACATTTCCACCATGGCGTCAACAGCATTAAGATCAGTGCTAAGGACAAAGGTAAGATGTGAAGGTTTTTCAAGCCTCAAAACTCTCCTCAGTTACAGAGTGACGCGTGTTTGACAGCTCACATTGTTTACAAAGTGCCAAGTGTCATGTGCTGCAGGATTTGGCTCTGGATTGCTTTACAGACTGATTGATTTCACACAGATGGGATTAGCTTTAGTTGTTTATTCTCTTCACTAGACATTTGATGCATAATCAACCCACCACCTCTGCGTGTGCATGGTAGTTGTATATAATTGTAACAATAAGAAAACTCTTCACCTACTGATTGGACATTCTTCCACTAGTCATTCTTCCACTCAGCTTGACTTTGTCCCCCACATGCCTTTTCATAACTCCATACTATGTGGTTGCTCATTAATCTTGTAACACCTTCAGGCTGCAACTGGAAAAAGCTGGGAGTGACGTGCATTTAAACAATGTACTCCAAAGTGCAATTTCAGGTTTTGAATAGATTAATTATACTTGTTGCATTTGATGATTTCAGACCCACTGCTCTGTTTCCCCCTCAGGTCCCATTTAAAATTGGCCGTATGTGCTACTCCTCCTCAGTGGTGAGTGGAAACAGTGCACAcctaattgattgattgaagaAATATACATGGATAATTCACCTGCTGAGTAATATATCATATGTGATGTAATGTCACTCCTCGCAGCCCACCACCAAGTTGTTCATTGATGGCAAGTTTGTTGAATCCAAGACTTCAGAATGGTTGGATATTCACAATCCTGTAAGTATTTCACCTGACATGGATCAATAAACATCACTCTTCTTTTTAGGGACATCCACATGCTGTACATAGGTGGTTATAGATGGTTCATATGGGAGTTGTTTAACCTGTCACAGAAACTAGTTTGTGCTTGTTGGAATGAAAAAACTATTTACTGTAATATGTAAACTAAATCA includes:
- the gstz1 gene encoding maleylacetoacetate isomerase isoform X2, with the translated sequence MATQTKPVLHGYFRSSCSWRVRIAFALKGIEYDQVPVNLIKDGGQQLTEQYKALNPMQQVPAVEIDGITLSQSLAVIQYIDETRPGPRLLPADPKKRAQVRMISDLIASGIQPLQNLYVIQKIGAEKLQWAQHFIDRGFQALEPILKQTAGKYCVGDEISMADICLVPQVFNAERFKVDVGQYPTIKRLNQTLVEIEAFKVSHPSCQPDTPADLRA
- the gstz1 gene encoding maleylacetoacetate isomerase isoform X1, whose protein sequence is MHLSLLCLAKPVLHGYFRSSCSWRVRIAFALKGIEYDQVPVNLIKDGGQQLTEQYKALNPMQQVPAVEIDGITLSQSLAVIQYIDETRPGPRLLPADPKKRAQVRMISDLIASGIQPLQNLYVIQKIGAEKLQWAQHFIDRGFQALEPILKQTAGKYCVGDEISMADICLVPQVFNAERFKVDVGQYPTIKRLNQTLVEIEAFKVSHPSCQPDTPADLRA